Proteins encoded in a region of the Neodiprion lecontei isolate iyNeoLeco1 chromosome 5, iyNeoLeco1.1, whole genome shotgun sequence genome:
- the LOC107219279 gene encoding G-protein coupled receptor 161-like has translation MGGWQLGVISAIGLMLNAYIVIIVILTRQTRTPASAATPATTVLLVHLGAVEIILCLVILIASSTNGVPCVLHGFVLALLHPVALWTVTGLNCDRYCAIAAPLHYAGLVSTKRVAFALVTAWSGILLLCLPPLCGLAPPYRYDPGLGWCVPDLGAVGWGMEATWYAVTYTSLGLALPAALVTACNLRVLRIARYHRHRIASAIYQVTLSAQVTITHQRNPFSLMPATWMQGNAGGPPRLRSPATCTVVQLLGSLYTMYLPYCVLIAWKVCTGQQSLPEPPAEVETFAATLLACSAPVNGLLYGLKSRALRHSVRNYFRKKATESELHQEIQARVPSVTGSRRPSMSTATTHFPMLLAHRCLSEVLLPSDEQQRPAALRTATSCNTLGIPSIRANISGEGRQLGDSMARTESGVPLLRDQDQGLPLSDPSDQPDERSPEET, from the exons ATGGGCGGATGGCAGCTCGGCGTAATATCGGCGATCGGCCTGATGCTGAACGCGTACATTGTCATCATCGTGATCCTGACTCGGCAG ACTCGAACCCCGGCAAGCGCCGCGACGCCCGCGACGACTGTGCTTCTGGTCCACCTCGGTGCTGTCGAGATCATCCTCTGTCTCGTCATTCTCATCGCATCATCGACGAACGGAGTCCCCTGTGTCCTCCATGGATTCGTACTCGCTCTCCTCCACCCCGTCGCCTTGTGGACTGTAACTGGTCTGAACTGTGACAG GTATTGCGCGATAGCCGCTCCCCTTCACTACGCGGGTTTGGTATCTACGAAGAGGGTTGCTTTCGCCTTGGTTACCGCCTGGTCCGGAATCCTTCTCCTCTGCCTTCCACCCCTCTGTGGCCTCGCGCCACCGTACAG GTATGATCCGGGTCTCGGTTGGTGTGTTCCGGACTTGGGAGCGGTCGGCTGGGGGATGGAAGCCACGTGGTACGCCGTCACGTACACTTCTCTTGGTTTGGCCCTCCCAGCCGCCCTCGTGACAGCCTGCAACCTTCGCGTTCTCAGGATTGCCCGGTATCACCGTCATCGCATTGCCAGCGCCATATACCAGGTCACCCTCAGTGCCCAGGTGACGATAACTCACCAACGAAACCCTTTCTCTCTGATGCCTGCAACATGGATGCAGGGCAACGCCGGAGGACCACCCCGATTGCGAAGTCCAGCGACATGCACG GTGGTCCAGTTGCTTGGCTCATTGTACACGATGTATTTGCCCTACTGCGTGCTGATCGCTTGGAAGGTTTGCACTGGTCAGCAGTCACTCCCAGAGCCGCCAGCCGAAGTCGAAACCTTTGCCGCAACCCTGCTAGCCTGTTCAGCCCCGGTGAACGGTCTCCTCTACGGGTTGAAATCGAGAGCCCTAAGGCACTCGGTGCGAAACTACTTTCGGAAGAAGGCTACCGAGTCGGAGCTGCATCAG GAAATTCAGGCACGGGTACCGAGCGTAACCGGTTCCAGGCGTCCCTCGATGTCCACGGCGACGACGCATTTTCCCATGTTACTCGCCCATCGGTGTCTGAGCGAGGTTCTTCTTCCTTCGGACGAACAGCAGCGACCTGCTGCTCTGCGGACAGCCACCTCCTGCAACACCCTGGGCATACCAAGCATCCGAGCCAACATATCCGGGGAGGGTAGACAGCTGGGGGATTCGATGGCGAGGACCGAAAGTGGGGTTCCACTCCTGCGGGATCAGGACCAAGGTCTACCTCTCTCGGATCCCAGCGATCAACCGGACGAACGGAGCCCTGAAGAGACTTGA
- the LOC107219301 gene encoding glutathione hydrolase 1 proenzyme isoform X1: protein MGSWGSSGTGSQLARRRTEQRSPLVSQVHSCRENFPRIVNADDENRDKSINCSWSHHIVLTTLIAVILIGTIATVTFSRTISLAHLIQTPKTATLHPPDPLDQQPPSWSKLRVFRRGAVCVDGQQCAVTGRSIIKRNGSAVDAAIAAMICNGLINMQSMGFGGGFLMTIYQRSSQQAATLDARECAPRAADSDTYNGHPALASQIGPLAIPVPGELAGYWTVHQRFGRLPWAELFEPSIKICEAGYNLTKVQYDSLGMNSEAIYTDPSLRSWFVDEKTGAFQPPGTIIRPTKLCETMRLIAATNATEFYNGSLGRLFIEDIRRRGSILDQEDLAMYRAKWISPITTRLSTGETLYTIGPPGSGSILAFILNVLDGYDFSPSSMATPQATLTTHHRIIEAFKYAYALRTELADPTYVDLSTLLHNLTSRNFADEVRRRINDHRTSNDPRHYGEHAPGNNGDHGTAHVAILAPDGDAVSVTSSVNLYFGSGVVSERTGILTSSSMDDFGVSSRRSYFGLPASHNNRIEPGKRPLSSMSPSIIVDAHGDVRMVVGAAGGTKITTAVAYMFLTVQVIARHLWIKETIKEAVDAARIHHQLIPMEVSYEYGVPKSLVDGLHAMGHETSRYRDRGSVVCAIVRVNGTVYANADYRKGGEVYGID from the exons ATGGGATCTTGGGGCAGTTCAGGGACTGGTTCCCAACTCGCTCGGAGGAGAACCGAACAAAGGTCACCGTTAGTTTCCCAAGTCCATTCGTGCAGAGAAAACTTTCCTCGGATTGTCAACGCCGACGATGAAAACCGAGATAA ATCCATCAACTGTAGCTGGAGCCATCATATCGTCTTGACAACCTTGATTGCCGTCATTCTAATCGGGACCATCGCAACAGTTACGTTTTCCCGTACTATTTCATTAGCTCACCTAATCCAGACACCAAAGACCGCGACACTCCATCCTCCTGATCCACTGGATCAACAGCCTCCTTCGTGGAGTAAGCTTAGAGTTTTTCGACGTGGCGCTGTTTGCGTCGATGGACAGCAATGCGCTGTAACAGGCAG GTCGATTATAAAACGAAACGGATCGGCAGTGGACGCAGCAATAGCAGCGATGATCTGCAACGGTTTGATAAACATGCAGAGCATGGGGTTCGGTGGTGGTTTCCTGATGACAATATATCAAAGGTCGAGCCAACAAGCAGCAACCCTCGACGCCCGTGAATGCGCACCTCGTGCTGCCGATTCCGACACTTACAATGGTCACCCGGCTCTTGCATCGCAGATTG GTCCTCTGGCTATTCCCGTTCCCGGAGAATTGGCTGGATACTGGACCGTCCATCAACGCTTCGGCCGACTGCCTTGGGCCGAGCTCTTCGAGCCAAGTATCAAGATCTGCGAGGCCGGCTACAATCTGACCAAAGTCCAATACGACTCGCTCGGCATGAACAGCGAGGCCATCTACACAGATCCCAGTTTGAG GTCATGGTTCGTGGACGAAAAGACAGGTGCCTTTCAGCCCCCTGGCACCATAATTCGCCCGACTAAGTTATGCGAAACGATGCGACTAATCGCGGCTACAAACGCTACTGAATTTTACAACGGAAGTCTGGGTAGACTTTTTATCGAGGACATCAGGAGACGGGGGAGCATTTTGGATCAAGAAGACCTCGCGATGTATAG GGCCAAATGGATATCACCGATAACGACGAGGCTTTCTACTGGAGAAACGCTTTACACTATTGGACCACCCGGAAGCGGTTCGATCCTCGCCTTCATTCTCAACGTCCTCGATGGATACGATTTCAGTCCCTCAAGCATGGCGACCCCACAGGCGACTTTGACGACCCATCACCGTATCATCGAGGCTTTCAAGTACGCGTACGCTTTGCGTACCGAACTTGCAGACCCCACCTACGTTGACTTATCAACT CTACTCCATAATCTGACCTCCAGAAATTTTGCCGACGAGGTGAGACGACGAATAAATGATCACAGAACTTCGAACGATCCTCGTCATTATGGGGAACACGCGCCGGGTAACAACGGAGATCATGGTACTGCTCACGTAGCAATATTAGCCCCTGACGGTGACGCCGTGTCCGTGACGAGCAGCGTCAACCTTTA TTTTGGTAGCGGTGTCGTAAGTGAGCGAACCGGGATCCTGACAAGCAGCAGCATGGACGATTTTGGTGTGTCGTCGCGAAGAAGTTACTTCGGGCTTCCGGCTAGCCACAACAACCGAATCGAGCCTGGTAAAAGGCCGCTCTCTTCGATGTCGCCTAGCATAATCGTCGACGCGCATGGCGACGTTCGAATGGTGGTGGGAGCTGCAGGCGGGACAAAAATCACCACAGCGGTTGCATAT ATGTTCTTGACGGTGCAGGTGATCGCGAGGCACCTGTGGATCAAAGAGACGATTAAAGAGGCAGTTGACGCGGCGCGGATCCATCACCAGCTCATTCCTATGGAGGTATCCTACGAGTACGGTGTTCCCAAGTCTCTGGTCGACGGCCTGCATGCCATGGGACACGAGACATCAAGGTACCGCGACCGCGGAAGTGTCGTGTGTGCAATTGTACGTGTAAACGGCACGGTCTACGCTAATGCCGATTACCGCAAGGGTGGCGAGGTGTATGGTATCGATTGA
- the LOC107219301 gene encoding glutathione hydrolase 1 proenzyme isoform X2, translating to MGSWGSSGTGSQLARRRTEQRSPLVSQVHSCRENFPRIVNADDENRDKSINCSWSHHIVLTTLIAVILIGTIATVTFSRTISLAHLIQTPKTATLHPPDPLDQQPPSWSKLRVFRRGAVCVDGQQCAVTGRSIIKRNGSAVDAAIAAMICNGLINMQSMGFGGGFLMTIYQRSSQQAATLDARECAPRAADSDTYNGHPALASQIGPLAIPVPGELAGYWTVHQRFGRLPWAELFEPSIKICEAGYNLTKVQYDSLGMNSEAIYTDPSLRSWFVDEKTGAFQPPGTIIRPTKLCETMRLIAATNATEFYNGSLGRLFIEDIRRRGSILDQEDLAMYRAKWISPITTRLSTGETLYTIGPPGSGSILAFILNVLDGYDFSPSSMATPQATLTTHHRIIEAFKYAYALRTELADPTYVDLSTLLHNLTSRNFADEVRRRINDHRTSNDPRHYGEHAPGNNGDHGTAHVAILAPDGDAVSVTSSVNLYFGSGVVSERTGILTSSSMDDFGVSSRRSYFGLPASHNNRIEPGKRPLSSMSPSIIVDAHGDVRMVVGAAGGTKITTAVAYVIARHLWIKETIKEAVDAARIHHQLIPMEVSYEYGVPKSLVDGLHAMGHETSRYRDRGSVVCAIVRVNGTVYANADYRKGGEVYGID from the exons ATGGGATCTTGGGGCAGTTCAGGGACTGGTTCCCAACTCGCTCGGAGGAGAACCGAACAAAGGTCACCGTTAGTTTCCCAAGTCCATTCGTGCAGAGAAAACTTTCCTCGGATTGTCAACGCCGACGATGAAAACCGAGATAA ATCCATCAACTGTAGCTGGAGCCATCATATCGTCTTGACAACCTTGATTGCCGTCATTCTAATCGGGACCATCGCAACAGTTACGTTTTCCCGTACTATTTCATTAGCTCACCTAATCCAGACACCAAAGACCGCGACACTCCATCCTCCTGATCCACTGGATCAACAGCCTCCTTCGTGGAGTAAGCTTAGAGTTTTTCGACGTGGCGCTGTTTGCGTCGATGGACAGCAATGCGCTGTAACAGGCAG GTCGATTATAAAACGAAACGGATCGGCAGTGGACGCAGCAATAGCAGCGATGATCTGCAACGGTTTGATAAACATGCAGAGCATGGGGTTCGGTGGTGGTTTCCTGATGACAATATATCAAAGGTCGAGCCAACAAGCAGCAACCCTCGACGCCCGTGAATGCGCACCTCGTGCTGCCGATTCCGACACTTACAATGGTCACCCGGCTCTTGCATCGCAGATTG GTCCTCTGGCTATTCCCGTTCCCGGAGAATTGGCTGGATACTGGACCGTCCATCAACGCTTCGGCCGACTGCCTTGGGCCGAGCTCTTCGAGCCAAGTATCAAGATCTGCGAGGCCGGCTACAATCTGACCAAAGTCCAATACGACTCGCTCGGCATGAACAGCGAGGCCATCTACACAGATCCCAGTTTGAG GTCATGGTTCGTGGACGAAAAGACAGGTGCCTTTCAGCCCCCTGGCACCATAATTCGCCCGACTAAGTTATGCGAAACGATGCGACTAATCGCGGCTACAAACGCTACTGAATTTTACAACGGAAGTCTGGGTAGACTTTTTATCGAGGACATCAGGAGACGGGGGAGCATTTTGGATCAAGAAGACCTCGCGATGTATAG GGCCAAATGGATATCACCGATAACGACGAGGCTTTCTACTGGAGAAACGCTTTACACTATTGGACCACCCGGAAGCGGTTCGATCCTCGCCTTCATTCTCAACGTCCTCGATGGATACGATTTCAGTCCCTCAAGCATGGCGACCCCACAGGCGACTTTGACGACCCATCACCGTATCATCGAGGCTTTCAAGTACGCGTACGCTTTGCGTACCGAACTTGCAGACCCCACCTACGTTGACTTATCAACT CTACTCCATAATCTGACCTCCAGAAATTTTGCCGACGAGGTGAGACGACGAATAAATGATCACAGAACTTCGAACGATCCTCGTCATTATGGGGAACACGCGCCGGGTAACAACGGAGATCATGGTACTGCTCACGTAGCAATATTAGCCCCTGACGGTGACGCCGTGTCCGTGACGAGCAGCGTCAACCTTTA TTTTGGTAGCGGTGTCGTAAGTGAGCGAACCGGGATCCTGACAAGCAGCAGCATGGACGATTTTGGTGTGTCGTCGCGAAGAAGTTACTTCGGGCTTCCGGCTAGCCACAACAACCGAATCGAGCCTGGTAAAAGGCCGCTCTCTTCGATGTCGCCTAGCATAATCGTCGACGCGCATGGCGACGTTCGAATGGTGGTGGGAGCTGCAGGCGGGACAAAAATCACCACAGCGGTTGCATAT GTGATCGCGAGGCACCTGTGGATCAAAGAGACGATTAAAGAGGCAGTTGACGCGGCGCGGATCCATCACCAGCTCATTCCTATGGAGGTATCCTACGAGTACGGTGTTCCCAAGTCTCTGGTCGACGGCCTGCATGCCATGGGACACGAGACATCAAGGTACCGCGACCGCGGAAGTGTCGTGTGTGCAATTGTACGTGTAAACGGCACGGTCTACGCTAATGCCGATTACCGCAAGGGTGGCGAGGTGTATGGTATCGATTGA